One window from the genome of Megalobrama amblycephala isolate DHTTF-2021 linkage group LG4, ASM1881202v1, whole genome shotgun sequence encodes:
- the LOC125267592 gene encoding serine/threonine-protein kinase pim-3-like isoform X4, with the protein MSMAHMMGERGGQAHISGDVVSRSDSVDGLLCPPLTGQVPVEPKETSRGLTAQGAMEASPPVSESSTEKPTERRKRKRIRFFLNRKAMKSPFRCCCPCSHMNVVEPFVPPPDLEPEPDPEPPSPAPVPSSVKPINESFEALYNLGEMLGSGGFGRVYEGTRKFDGKKVAIKQMLKIDNDRYLRIPGHPKPLVTEVALLLMMRREPVSPFVIHLYEWFEHPQTFTLVMEYPEPCESLRDFITRNPRLCEPVAQVIVLQALLAVQHCIEHGVFHHDIHAHNFLLNKDTFHLTLIDFGCGQLFSSDGYESDIYIGAPAYCPPEVLTEPRFHAVPTNVWALGVLLYKMVNGCCPFGSRREIKRAKITFQNSTLSEGNNILDVLGGRLDPKPEVQPQPDRKLGARPRLSENTRDCETGTKSSSHHSHICFVLKLIFALFLKSHDTSSLFI; encoded by the exons ATGTCGATGGCTCACATGATGGGTGAAAGAGGAG GTCAGGCTCACATCAGCGGTGATGTGGTGTCCAGGTCCGACAGCGTCGATGGATTGCTGTGCCCTCCGCTGACAGGTCAAGTTCCTGTCGAGCCAAAGGAGACGTCACGTGGCCTAACTGCCCAGGGTGCCATGGAGGCTTCTCCTCCTGTGAGCGAGAGCTCAACAG AAAAACCTACAGAAcgcaggaagaggaaaagaaTTCGTTTTTTCCTCAACAGGAAGGCGATGAAGAGTCCTTTCCGGTGCTGTTGCCCCTGTAGTCATATGAATGTTGTGGAGCCTTTTGTCCCTCCACCAGATCTGGAGCCAGAGCCTGATCCCGAGCCACCATCACCTGCTCCAGTTCCCTCCAGCGTCAAGCCAATTAATG aGTCCTTTGAGGCTCTGTATAACTTGGGAGAGATGCTTGGATCCGGAGGATTTGGCAGGGTGTACGAGGGAACGCGCAAATTTGATGGCAAAAAG GTTGCCATCAAGCAGATGCTCAAGATTGACAACGATCGTTATCTTCGTATT CCTGGGCACCCCAAACCTCTCGTTACCGAAGTGgcgctgctgctgatgatgaggCGAGAACCCGTAAGCCCCTTCGTCATACATCTGTACGAGTGGTTTGAACATCCTCAAACGTTCACTCTCGTTATGGAGTACCCGGAACCCTGCGAGAGCCTGCGTGACTTCATCACCCGTAACCCTCGACTGTGTGAACCAGTCGCACAGGTCATCGTGCTACAGGCTCTGCTGGCGGTACAACACTGCATCGAACATGGTGTTTTTCACCATGACATCCATGCTCACAATTTCCTGTTGAACAAAGACACGTTTCATCTCACGCTGATAGACTTTGGCTGCGGTCAGCTATTTAGTAGCGATGGCTACGAGAGCGACATATACATCG GAGCACCGGCTTACTGCCCACCTGAAGTCCTGACCGAACCTCGCTTCCACGCCGTCCCAACAAATGTCTGGGCCCTAGGAGTCTTGTTGTATAAGATGGTGAACGGATGTTGTCCTTTTGGCAGTAGAAGAGAAATCAAACGGGCCAAAATTACATTTCAGAACTCCACATTATCCGAAG GAAATAACATACTTGATGTCCTTGGTGGAAGACTTGACCCGAAGCCTGAAGTCCAACCCCAGCCTGACAGGAAACTCGGAGCCCGTCCACGTCTGAGCGAGAACACGAGAGACTGCGAGACTGGAACCAAATCATCGAGTCATCACAGCCACATttgctttgttttaaaattaatttttgctttgtttttaaaaagtcatgacacgtcatctttatttatatag
- the LOC125267592 gene encoding serine/threonine-protein kinase pim-2-like isoform X3, giving the protein MSMAHMMGERGGQAHISGDVVSRSDSVDGLLCPPLTGQVPVEPKETSRGLTAQGAMEASPPVSESSTEKPTERRKRKRIRSFLNRLWKAMKSPFRCCCPCSDVNVVEPFVPPPDLEPEPDPKPPSPAPDQSGVKPINESFEALYNLGEMLGSGGFGRVYEGTRKFDGKKVAIKQMLKIDNDRYLRIPGHPKPLVTEVALLLMMRREPVSPFVIHLYEWFEHPQTFTLVMEYPEPCESLRDFITRNPRLCEPVAQVIVLQALLAVQHCIEHGVFHHDIHAHNFLLNKDTFHLTLIDFGCGQLFSSDGYESDIYIGAPAYCPPEVLTEPRFHAVPTNVWALGVLLYKMVNGCCPFGSRREIKRAKITFQNSTLSEGNNILDVLGGRLDPKPEVQPQPDRKLGARPRLSENTRDCETGTKSSSHHSHICFVLKLIFALFLKSHDTSSLFI; this is encoded by the exons ATGTCGATGGCTCACATGATGGGTGAAAGAGGAG GTCAGGCTCACATCAGCGGTGATGTGGTGTCCAGGTCCGACAGCGTCGATGGATTGCTGTGCCCTCCGCTGACAGGTCAAGTTCCTGTCGAGCCAAAGGAGACGTCACGTGGCCTAACTGCCCAGGGTGCCATGGAGGCTTCTCCTCCTGTGAGCGAGAGCTCAACAG aAAAACCTACAGAAcgcaggaagaggaaaagaaTTCGTTCTTTCCTCAACAGGCTGTGGAAGGCGATGAAGAGTCCTTTCCGGTGCTGTTGCCCCTGTAGTGATGTGAATGTTGTGGAGCCTTTTGTCCCTCCACCAGATCTGGAGCCAGAGCCTGATCCCAAGCCACCATCACCTGCTCCAGATCAGTCCGGCGTCAAGCCAATCAATG aGTCCTTTGAGGCTCTGTATAACTTGGGAGAGATGCTTGGATCCGGAGGATTTGGCAGGGTGTACGAGGGAACGCGCAAATTTGATGGCAAAAAG GTTGCCATCAAGCAGATGCTCAAGATTGACAACGATCGTTATCTTCGTATT CCTGGGCACCCCAAACCTCTCGTTACCGAAGTGgcgctgctgctgatgatgaggCGAGAACCCGTAAGCCCCTTCGTCATACATCTGTACGAGTGGTTTGAACATCCTCAAACGTTCACTCTCGTTATGGAGTACCCGGAACCCTGCGAGAGCCTGCGTGACTTCATCACCCGTAACCCTCGACTGTGTGAACCAGTCGCACAGGTCATCGTGCTACAGGCTCTGCTGGCGGTACAACACTGCATCGAACATGGTGTTTTTCACCATGACATCCATGCTCACAATTTCCTGTTGAACAAAGACACGTTTCATCTCACGCTGATAGACTTTGGCTGCGGTCAGCTATTTAGTAGCGATGGCTACGAGAGCGACATATACATCG GAGCACCGGCTTACTGCCCACCTGAAGTCCTGACCGAACCTCGCTTCCACGCCGTCCCAACAAATGTCTGGGCCCTAGGAGTCTTGTTGTATAAGATGGTGAACGGATGTTGTCCTTTTGGCAGTAGAAGAGAAATCAAACGGGCCAAAATTACATTTCAGAACTCCACATTATCCGAAG GAAATAACATACTTGATGTCCTTGGTGGAAGACTTGACCCGAAGCCTGAAGTCCAACCCCAGCCTGACAGGAAACTCGGAGCCCGTCCACGTCTGAGCGAGAACACGAGAGACTGCGAGACTGGAACCAAATCATCGAGTCATCACAGCCACATttgctttgttttaaaattaatttttgctttgtttttaaaaagtcatgacacgtcatctttatttatatag
- the LOC125267592 gene encoding serine/threonine-protein kinase pim-3-like isoform X1 yields the protein MSMAHMMGERGGQAHISGDVVSRSDSVDGLLCPPLTGQVPVEPKETSRGLTAQGAMEASPPVSESSTEKPTERRKRKRIRSFLNRLWKAMKSPFRCCCPCSDVNVVEPFVPPPDLEPEPDPKPPSPAPDQSGVKPINEKPTERRKRKRIRFFLNRKAMKSPFRCCCPCSHMNVVEPFVPPPDLEPEPDPEPPSPAPVPSSVKPINESFEALYNLGEMLGSGGFGRVYEGTRKFDGKKVAIKQMLKIDNDRYLRIPGHPKPLVTEVALLLMMRREPVSPFVIHLYEWFEHPQTFTLVMEYPEPCESLRDFITRNPRLCEPVAQVIVLQALLAVQHCIEHGVFHHDIHAHNFLLNKDTFHLTLIDFGCGQLFSSDGYESDIYIGAPAYCPPEVLTEPRFHAVPTNVWALGVLLYKMVNGCCPFGSRREIKRAKITFQNSTLSEGNNILDVLGGRLDPKPEVQPQPDRKLGARPRLSENTRDCETGTKSSSHHSHICFVLKLIFALFLKSHDTSSLFI from the exons ATGTCGATGGCTCACATGATGGGTGAAAGAGGAG GTCAGGCTCACATCAGCGGTGATGTGGTGTCCAGGTCCGACAGCGTCGATGGATTGCTGTGCCCTCCGCTGACAGGTCAAGTTCCTGTCGAGCCAAAGGAGACGTCACGTGGCCTAACTGCCCAGGGTGCCATGGAGGCTTCTCCTCCTGTGAGCGAGAGCTCAACAG aAAAACCTACAGAAcgcaggaagaggaaaagaaTTCGTTCTTTCCTCAACAGGCTGTGGAAGGCGATGAAGAGTCCTTTCCGGTGCTGTTGCCCCTGTAGTGATGTGAATGTTGTGGAGCCTTTTGTCCCTCCACCAGATCTGGAGCCAGAGCCTGATCCCAAGCCACCATCACCTGCTCCAGATCAGTCCGGCGTCAAGCCAATCAATG AAAAACCTACAGAAcgcaggaagaggaaaagaaTTCGTTTTTTCCTCAACAGGAAGGCGATGAAGAGTCCTTTCCGGTGCTGTTGCCCCTGTAGTCATATGAATGTTGTGGAGCCTTTTGTCCCTCCACCAGATCTGGAGCCAGAGCCTGATCCCGAGCCACCATCACCTGCTCCAGTTCCCTCCAGCGTCAAGCCAATTAATG aGTCCTTTGAGGCTCTGTATAACTTGGGAGAGATGCTTGGATCCGGAGGATTTGGCAGGGTGTACGAGGGAACGCGCAAATTTGATGGCAAAAAG GTTGCCATCAAGCAGATGCTCAAGATTGACAACGATCGTTATCTTCGTATT CCTGGGCACCCCAAACCTCTCGTTACCGAAGTGgcgctgctgctgatgatgaggCGAGAACCCGTAAGCCCCTTCGTCATACATCTGTACGAGTGGTTTGAACATCCTCAAACGTTCACTCTCGTTATGGAGTACCCGGAACCCTGCGAGAGCCTGCGTGACTTCATCACCCGTAACCCTCGACTGTGTGAACCAGTCGCACAGGTCATCGTGCTACAGGCTCTGCTGGCGGTACAACACTGCATCGAACATGGTGTTTTTCACCATGACATCCATGCTCACAATTTCCTGTTGAACAAAGACACGTTTCATCTCACGCTGATAGACTTTGGCTGCGGTCAGCTATTTAGTAGCGATGGCTACGAGAGCGACATATACATCG GAGCACCGGCTTACTGCCCACCTGAAGTCCTGACCGAACCTCGCTTCCACGCCGTCCCAACAAATGTCTGGGCCCTAGGAGTCTTGTTGTATAAGATGGTGAACGGATGTTGTCCTTTTGGCAGTAGAAGAGAAATCAAACGGGCCAAAATTACATTTCAGAACTCCACATTATCCGAAG GAAATAACATACTTGATGTCCTTGGTGGAAGACTTGACCCGAAGCCTGAAGTCCAACCCCAGCCTGACAGGAAACTCGGAGCCCGTCCACGTCTGAGCGAGAACACGAGAGACTGCGAGACTGGAACCAAATCATCGAGTCATCACAGCCACATttgctttgttttaaaattaatttttgctttgtttttaaaaagtcatgacacgtcatctttatttatatag
- the LOC125267592 gene encoding serine/threonine-protein kinase pim-2-like isoform X2: protein MSMAHMMGERGGQAHISGDVVSRSDSVDGLLCPPLTGQVPVEPKETSRGLTAQGAMEASPPVSESSTEKPTERRKRKRIRSFLNRLWKAMKSPFRCCCPCSDVNVVEPFVPPPDLEPEPDPKPPSPAPDQSGVKPINEKPTERRKRKRIRFFLNRKAMKSPFRCCCPCSHMNVVEPFVPPPDLEPEPDPEPPSPAPVPSSVKPINESFEALYNLGEMLGSGGFGRVYEGTRKFDGKKVAIKQMLKIDNDRYLRIPGHPKPLVTEVALLLMMRREPVSPFVIHLYEWFEHPQTFTLVMEYPEPCESLRDFITRNPRLCEPVAQVIVLQALLAVQHCIEHGVFHHDIHAHNFLLNKDTFHLTLIDFGCGQLFSSDGYESDIYIGAPAYCPPEVLTEPRFHAVPTNVWALGVLLYKMVNGCCPFGSRREIKRAKITFQNSTLSEECTDLISQCLARDPTKRPTLEQMFQHEWITSDLDWESSGDSIRL, encoded by the exons ATGTCGATGGCTCACATGATGGGTGAAAGAGGAG GTCAGGCTCACATCAGCGGTGATGTGGTGTCCAGGTCCGACAGCGTCGATGGATTGCTGTGCCCTCCGCTGACAGGTCAAGTTCCTGTCGAGCCAAAGGAGACGTCACGTGGCCTAACTGCCCAGGGTGCCATGGAGGCTTCTCCTCCTGTGAGCGAGAGCTCAACAG aAAAACCTACAGAAcgcaggaagaggaaaagaaTTCGTTCTTTCCTCAACAGGCTGTGGAAGGCGATGAAGAGTCCTTTCCGGTGCTGTTGCCCCTGTAGTGATGTGAATGTTGTGGAGCCTTTTGTCCCTCCACCAGATCTGGAGCCAGAGCCTGATCCCAAGCCACCATCACCTGCTCCAGATCAGTCCGGCGTCAAGCCAATCAATG AAAAACCTACAGAAcgcaggaagaggaaaagaaTTCGTTTTTTCCTCAACAGGAAGGCGATGAAGAGTCCTTTCCGGTGCTGTTGCCCCTGTAGTCATATGAATGTTGTGGAGCCTTTTGTCCCTCCACCAGATCTGGAGCCAGAGCCTGATCCCGAGCCACCATCACCTGCTCCAGTTCCCTCCAGCGTCAAGCCAATTAATG aGTCCTTTGAGGCTCTGTATAACTTGGGAGAGATGCTTGGATCCGGAGGATTTGGCAGGGTGTACGAGGGAACGCGCAAATTTGATGGCAAAAAG GTTGCCATCAAGCAGATGCTCAAGATTGACAACGATCGTTATCTTCGTATT CCTGGGCACCCCAAACCTCTCGTTACCGAAGTGgcgctgctgctgatgatgaggCGAGAACCCGTAAGCCCCTTCGTCATACATCTGTACGAGTGGTTTGAACATCCTCAAACGTTCACTCTCGTTATGGAGTACCCGGAACCCTGCGAGAGCCTGCGTGACTTCATCACCCGTAACCCTCGACTGTGTGAACCAGTCGCACAGGTCATCGTGCTACAGGCTCTGCTGGCGGTACAACACTGCATCGAACATGGTGTTTTTCACCATGACATCCATGCTCACAATTTCCTGTTGAACAAAGACACGTTTCATCTCACGCTGATAGACTTTGGCTGCGGTCAGCTATTTAGTAGCGATGGCTACGAGAGCGACATATACATCG GAGCACCGGCTTACTGCCCACCTGAAGTCCTGACCGAACCTCGCTTCCACGCCGTCCCAACAAATGTCTGGGCCCTAGGAGTCTTGTTGTATAAGATGGTGAACGGATGTTGTCCTTTTGGCAGTAGAAGAGAAATCAAACGGGCCAAAATTACATTTCAGAACTCCACATTATCCGAAG AATGTACAGATCTGATTAGCCAGTGCCTAGCCCGGGATCCCACGAAACGGCCGACGTTAGAGCAGATGTTTCAGCATGAATGGATTACAAGTGATCTAGATTGGGAAAGTTCAGGAGATTCAATCCGTCTGTGA
- the lhx6b gene encoding LIM/homeobox protein Lhx6 isoform X2: MSNHHCPSLREKRPVLTSRCSSLSSSFICARCGTEIVDRQVLKVNGLTWHLKCLQCSVCAVSLGHHNSCFIRNKEIFCRTDYNRQLATGEEFGLMENQVLCRIHYDIMLLNLQCMSDNGNDLYGAIPIQYLPKPPKRPRTSFTSEQIQIMQTHFIQDKNPDAQTLQRLADMTGLSRRVIQVWFQNCRARQKRNPLHDSVSPQDRYQTSARPFL, encoded by the exons ATG TCGAACCATCATTGTCCGAGTTTGAGGGAGAAACGGCCTGTTCTGACATCAAGGTGTTCATCGCTATCGTCCTCATTCATATGCGCGCGCTGCGGGACGGAAATTGTGGACAGACAAGTGCTGAAG GTGAATGGATTAACTTGGCATCTGAAATGTTTGCAGTGCTCGGTGTGCGCAGTGTCCTTGGGTCACCATAACAGCTGCTTTATCAGAAATAAAGAGATTTTCTGTAGAACGGATTATAACAG GCAGCTTGCTACAGGGGAAGAATTCGGCTTGATGGAGAACCAGGTTCTCTGTCGCATTCACTATGACATAATGCTACTAAACCTACAGTGCATGTCAGACAAtg GAAATGATCTGTACGGAGCTATACCCATACAGTATCTCCCAAAGCCACCTAAAAGACCTCGTACATCATTCACCTCGGAACAAATACAG ATTATGCAAACCCACTTTATTCAAGACAAGAACCCTGATGCACAGACTCTGCAGAGGCTGGCAGACATGACTGGGCTGAGCAGAAGAGTCATACAG GTTTGGTTCCAAAACTGTAGAGCCAGACAGAAGAGGAACCCACTTCATGACAGCGTTTCTCCACAGGACAGATACCAGACCTCCGCAAGGCCCTTTCTGTAA
- the lhx6b gene encoding LIM/homeobox protein Lhx6 isoform X1 has product MSNHHCPSLREKRPVLTSRCSSLSSSFICARCGTEIVDRQVLKVNGLTWHLKCLQCSVCAVSLGHHNSCFIRNKEIFCRTDYNSTFGIKCVRCGHQVNANDWVRRAGNYIYHLTCFACIFCKRQLATGEEFGLMENQVLCRIHYDIMLLNLQCMSDNGNDLYGAIPIQYLPKPPKRPRTSFTSEQIQIMQTHFIQDKNPDAQTLQRLADMTGLSRRVIQVWFQNCRARQKRNPLHDSVSPQDRYQTSARPFL; this is encoded by the exons ATG TCGAACCATCATTGTCCGAGTTTGAGGGAGAAACGGCCTGTTCTGACATCAAGGTGTTCATCGCTATCGTCCTCATTCATATGCGCGCGCTGCGGGACGGAAATTGTGGACAGACAAGTGCTGAAG GTGAATGGATTAACTTGGCATCTGAAATGTTTGCAGTGCTCGGTGTGCGCAGTGTCCTTGGGTCACCATAACAGCTGCTTTATCAGAAATAAAGAGATTTTCTGTAGAACGGATTATAACAG taCTTTTGGCATAAAATGTGTTCGATGTGGCCATCAAGTCAATGCAAATGACTGGGTTCGGAGGGCAGGAAATTACATATATCATCTCACCTGCTTCGCTTGCATCTTCTGTAAAAGGCAGCTTGCTACAGGGGAAGAATTCGGCTTGATGGAGAACCAGGTTCTCTGTCGCATTCACTATGACATAATGCTACTAAACCTACAGTGCATGTCAGACAAtg GAAATGATCTGTACGGAGCTATACCCATACAGTATCTCCCAAAGCCACCTAAAAGACCTCGTACATCATTCACCTCGGAACAAATACAG ATTATGCAAACCCACTTTATTCAAGACAAGAACCCTGATGCACAGACTCTGCAGAGGCTGGCAGACATGACTGGGCTGAGCAGAAGAGTCATACAG GTTTGGTTCCAAAACTGTAGAGCCAGACAGAAGAGGAACCCACTTCATGACAGCGTTTCTCCACAGGACAGATACCAGACCTCCGCAAGGCCCTTTCTGTAA